In Mytilus galloprovincialis chromosome 1, xbMytGall1.hap1.1, whole genome shotgun sequence, the following are encoded in one genomic region:
- the LOC143047138 gene encoding uncharacterized protein LOC143047138, producing the protein MADFLDFLLSSPTKSPQPTEITSSTTLEDIIAATIQPESIFSTTDSSTDKITNSPTNETTNSDDDDEALAAAILAEATAEDLDTTPTTTDSRLADTLTGLLGPPPPEKPLIPNTCFSELQTLLKDELKQQTMPETLMKMLQPKTSVFNREQQLQHQFNKLNSHNSTDVQQLSSFFKYQSAIIETERYQKLHQHATKPCLRDSINLHYDEQLHKVIDRVEVSVSVLQKATQTQSSTTNNNFTTKPSSTRRRPTLTRHAVTLMENWYQLNIHHPYADQDTVRSFALQGDIREDQVKKWFANKRSRNQNTSRKMSTQLHRHSYRPY; encoded by the exons ATGGCTGATTTCCTAGACTTCCTGTTATCATCACCTACCAAGTCACCACAACCCACAGAGATCACTTCTTCTACCACACTAGAGGATATCATTGCTGCCACCATTCAACCAGAGTCCATCTTTTCTACTACTGACTCATCTACTGACAAGATCACCAACTCACCTACCAATGAGACCACTAACtcagatgatgatgatgaggCCCTGGCTGCTGCTATCCTTGCGGAAGCAACAGCTGAAGATCTTGACACAACACCAACTACTACTGATTCCAGATTAGCTGACACACTCACAGGTCTCCTAGGGCCACCACCACCAGAGAAACCACTCATCCCAAACACATGCTTCAGTGAGCTCCAAACACTACTCAAAGATGAACTCAAACAGCAAACAATGCCAGAGACTCTGATGAAAATGCTACAACCTAAGACCAGTGTATTCAACCGAGAGCAACAACTTCAACACCAGTTCAACAAACTAAATTCACACAACTCAACTGATGTCCAACAACTCTCTAGCTTCTTCAAGTACCAGTCAGCCATCATTGAGACTGAACGCTACCAGAAACTCCACCAACATGCTACCAAACCATGTCTACGAGACTCCATCAACTTACACTATGATGAGCAACTACACAAAGTCATTGATAGAGTGGAG GTCAGTGTTAGTGTACTACAGAAAGCCACTCAAACCCAGTCATCTACTACCAACAACAACTTCACTACTAAGCCATCATCAACAAGACGTCGACCCACTCTTACACGCCATGCTGTCACACTGATGGAAAACTGGTACCAACTCAACATCCACCATCCATATGCAGACCAGGACACAGTCAGGTCCTTTGCACTACAGGGTGACATTAGAGAAGACCAGGTCAAGAAATGGTTTGCCAACAAACGCAGTAGAAACCAGAACACCTCACGCAAGATGTCTACTCAACTCCACAGACACTCATACAGACCT